A portion of the uncultured Draconibacterium sp. genome contains these proteins:
- a CDS encoding TolC family protein: protein MMKSLLTLFLGIVLSAGALNLQAQNVWDLQACIDYAIENNLQVKRQEINTRYNETLVKQAKDDKLPNLNGQVSNDFSFGRSLTYDNTYDNINSSSVAGGLNTSMTLYNGMTLSNTVKMRELDLQATMADLQKTKDDIMLSIAAEYLEILFAQEVQLVAEATIEVTNQQIERTRQLVDAGSAAKGALLEIEAQLAREELDLVNAQNRVQLAYLNLFQLLELPMAESFTIKEPLLPEIQANLTMINAYDVFSNAINVRPEIKAAQLRVQSAMKQLEIAKGSRYPSLSFGANYYNQYNNQYKDFEGTRIDLGEQLKNNSRSSLGLTLSIPIFNRFQVKNNISNSELQIADFEYQLQQSRNVLRRDIEQVYTNALAAFNRYISTDKAVTSMKEAFRYTEEKFNVGMINSVEYNQSKTNLTNAQSDLLQAKYEYIFRTKILDFYNGVPITL from the coding sequence ATGATGAAGAGTCTTTTAACCTTATTTTTGGGAATAGTACTGTCGGCAGGAGCCTTGAACCTACAGGCGCAAAACGTATGGGATTTACAGGCCTGTATCGATTACGCCATTGAAAACAATCTTCAGGTAAAACGACAGGAGATAAATACACGGTACAACGAAACGCTGGTAAAACAGGCAAAAGATGATAAACTGCCTAACCTGAATGGCCAGGTGAGTAACGATTTTAGTTTTGGCCGGTCGCTAACTTACGACAATACTTACGACAATATTAACTCGTCGAGTGTAGCCGGTGGATTAAATACCAGCATGACGCTTTATAACGGAATGACTTTAAGCAACACCGTTAAAATGCGCGAACTTGATTTGCAGGCAACAATGGCCGATTTGCAAAAAACGAAAGATGATATTATGCTGTCGATTGCGGCCGAATACCTCGAAATTCTTTTTGCACAGGAAGTGCAGTTGGTAGCCGAAGCAACCATTGAAGTAACAAATCAGCAGATTGAGCGCACGCGTCAGTTGGTTGACGCCGGAAGTGCAGCGAAAGGAGCATTATTGGAAATTGAAGCACAGCTGGCACGCGAAGAATTGGATTTGGTAAATGCACAAAATCGGGTTCAGTTAGCATATTTAAATTTGTTTCAATTATTGGAACTGCCGATGGCCGAGAGTTTTACTATTAAAGAGCCTTTGTTGCCCGAGATTCAGGCTAATCTTACCATGATAAATGCTTACGATGTGTTTAGTAACGCCATTAACGTGCGCCCCGAAATTAAAGCAGCTCAGTTGCGTGTTCAAAGTGCAATGAAACAGTTGGAAATTGCAAAGGGAAGTCGTTACCCGAGTTTGAGTTTTGGTGCCAACTATTACAACCAATACAACAACCAGTACAAAGACTTTGAGGGAACCCGAATTGATCTTGGTGAACAGCTGAAAAACAATAGCCGCTCGAGTTTGGGATTAACGTTGAGTATTCCGATTTTCAATCGTTTCCAGGTTAAAAACAATATTTCGAACTCCGAGTTACAAATTGCCGATTTCGAATATCAGTTGCAGCAAAGCCGCAATGTTTTACGTCGCGATATTGAGCAGGTGTATACCAATGCTCTGGCTGCTTTTAATCGTTACATCTCAACCGATAAAGCAGTAACCTCAATGAAAGAAGCTTTCCGTTATACCGAAGAAAAGTTTAACGTAGGAATGATTAACTCAGTAGAATACAACCAGAGTAAAACAAATCTGACCAATGCTCAGTCGGATCTGTTACAAGCAAAATACGAATATATTTTCCGAACGAAAATACTTGATTTCTACAACGGTGTACCAATCACCTT
- a CDS encoding efflux RND transporter periplasmic adaptor subunit translates to MKKVFRILGVVILVAIFGGTLFFLYNKSKKKTDFFENKNPFYSDVVMKTVATGSVVPRFEIEIVPQVSGIIDELYVEAGDKITKGQVVARIKIIPDMVTLNSAETRVNRAKIGFEDAQIDYDRQQKLFDKEVISYEEFKSAKVAYDSAKEELTAAENNLELIKNGVTKKAETATNTLVRSTINGMVLDVPVEEGNSVIQANTFNAGTTIASVADMGDMIFEGNVDETEVGKIREGMPIELEIGAIDKEKFAAVLEYISPKGVEENGAIQFEIKANVKLKEGQFIRAGYSANANIVLERKDNVMVIPEGLLQFENDSSFVEVNVGSAEEPNYEKRWVHTGLSDGINIEITEGLKEEDKVKGEKIDPKKVQEEQANNG, encoded by the coding sequence ATGAAAAAAGTATTTAGAATTTTAGGAGTTGTAATATTGGTAGCAATATTTGGAGGAACACTTTTCTTCCTGTACAACAAATCGAAAAAGAAAACAGATTTTTTTGAGAACAAGAATCCGTTCTACAGCGATGTAGTAATGAAAACGGTGGCTACCGGTTCGGTAGTGCCGCGTTTTGAAATTGAGATCGTTCCGCAGGTTTCCGGAATTATTGACGAATTATATGTTGAGGCCGGCGATAAAATTACCAAAGGACAGGTTGTCGCTCGCATCAAAATTATTCCTGATATGGTAACGTTGAACTCGGCAGAAACACGTGTTAACCGTGCAAAAATTGGTTTTGAAGATGCGCAAATCGATTACGATCGTCAGCAGAAATTATTCGATAAAGAAGTGATCTCGTACGAAGAGTTTAAATCGGCAAAAGTAGCCTACGATTCGGCAAAAGAAGAACTGACTGCTGCGGAAAATAATCTGGAATTAATTAAAAATGGTGTAACAAAAAAGGCCGAGACGGCTACTAATACACTGGTGCGCTCAACCATTAACGGTATGGTGTTGGATGTTCCGGTTGAAGAAGGTAACTCTGTAATTCAGGCAAATACCTTTAATGCAGGAACTACCATTGCGTCGGTTGCCGATATGGGAGATATGATATTTGAAGGAAATGTTGACGAAACAGAAGTTGGTAAAATTCGTGAAGGAATGCCAATCGAACTGGAAATTGGTGCTATCGACAAAGAAAAATTTGCCGCTGTTTTGGAATATATTTCGCCAAAAGGAGTGGAGGAAAACGGTGCCATTCAGTTTGAAATTAAAGCAAATGTAAAACTGAAAGAAGGCCAGTTTATCCGTGCAGGGTACAGTGCAAATGCCAATATCGTTCTGGAGCGTAAAGACAATGTGATGGTTATTCCTGAAGGGTTACTTCAATTTGAGAACGACTCGTCGTTTGTTGAGGTAAATGTTGGTTCGGCCGAAGAGCCAAATTACGAAAAACGTTGGGTCCACACCGGCCTTTCGGATGGAATAAATATTGAAATAACCGAAGGATTGAAAGAAGAGGACAAGGTAAAAGGAGAAAAGATCGATCCGAAGAAAGTACAGGAAGAGCAAGCCAATAACGGCTAG
- a CDS encoding ABC transporter permease: MFDLDLWKEILSALKKNRMRSFMTAFGVFWGIFMLIVMSGAGRALENGVMDGIKAFASNSAFFWTERTSKPYKGFQRGRRWNYKNTDIEYIKANISDIEYLSPRLFGPRSGNGDNVVRGKKTGSFNIYGDYPEFFKIDPWTPLQGRLINTIDIQHSRKVVNIGERVVEVMFDKEEDPIGQYLKINGVYFQVVGVVKGETRVNIGGGRKNETIIMPFTTMQKTFNMGDDVHFFSVTSQPGIPVSKVEARLKELMKERHSVAPDDQQAVGSFNIEVEWKKYMGLFTGIQLLTWIVGIGTLLAGVIGVSNIMLVIIKERTQEIGIQRAIGATPGKVILHIVAESVFLTVIAGYIGLALGVGLLELLNMALEMNAGSGDDIFFRRPEISFQMAVGALSVLVVSGIFAGLIPARRAVSIKPIDALRDE, translated from the coding sequence ATGTTCGATTTAGACCTTTGGAAAGAAATATTAAGCGCTTTAAAGAAAAACCGGATGCGCAGTTTTATGACCGCTTTCGGTGTGTTCTGGGGAATTTTTATGCTGATTGTTATGTCGGGAGCTGGCCGTGCCCTTGAAAACGGGGTGATGGATGGAATAAAAGCTTTCGCTTCCAACTCAGCATTCTTCTGGACCGAGCGCACCAGCAAACCGTATAAAGGATTTCAACGCGGACGGCGCTGGAACTATAAAAACACTGACATTGAATACATAAAAGCCAACATCAGCGATATTGAATACCTGTCTCCACGTTTGTTCGGGCCAAGAAGTGGAAATGGCGATAATGTGGTTCGAGGTAAAAAAACAGGTTCTTTTAATATTTATGGTGATTATCCCGAGTTTTTCAAAATTGATCCGTGGACACCGTTGCAGGGACGTTTGATCAATACCATCGATATTCAGCATTCGCGCAAAGTGGTAAACATTGGCGAGCGCGTTGTGGAGGTAATGTTTGACAAGGAAGAAGATCCGATTGGGCAGTACCTGAAAATTAACGGAGTTTACTTCCAGGTGGTTGGTGTTGTAAAAGGCGAAACCCGAGTAAATATTGGGGGTGGCCGGAAGAACGAAACGATAATAATGCCATTCACAACCATGCAAAAAACTTTTAACATGGGCGACGATGTGCATTTCTTCTCAGTAACATCACAACCGGGTATTCCTGTAAGTAAAGTAGAAGCTCGTTTAAAAGAGCTGATGAAAGAACGCCACAGTGTTGCGCCCGACGATCAGCAGGCTGTTGGATCATTCAATATCGAAGTAGAATGGAAAAAATATATGGGTTTGTTTACCGGAATTCAGCTATTAACCTGGATTGTAGGAATTGGAACCCTTCTGGCCGGTGTAATTGGCGTAAGCAATATTATGCTGGTAATTATTAAAGAGCGTACCCAGGAAATTGGTATTCAGCGCGCAATAGGTGCTACACCGGGGAAAGTGATTTTGCACATTGTTGCCGAAAGTGTTTTTCTAACGGTAATAGCCGGTTACATTGGTTTGGCGCTGGGTGTAGGATTGCTTGAACTGCTAAATATGGCATTGGAAATGAATGCAGGCAGTGGCGATGATATTTTCTTCCGTCGTCCGGAAATTAGTTTCCAAATGGCAGTTGGAGCGCTCTCAGTACTGGTGGTTTCCGGAATTTTTGCCGGATTAATTCCGGCGCGGCGTGCGGTAAGTATTAAACCTATTGATGCTTTGCGCGACGAGTAG
- a CDS encoding ABC transporter permease — MFDIDKWQEIFATIKKNKMRTFLTGFSVAWGIFMLMILLGAGNGLSNGVSENFMRDAVNAMWLWSGRTSIPYKGMQENREIRFTNADYDILKDLEGIEHTSGRYYIGGNLFSYGNEYGEYTAITCHPDLKDVESIEIVDGRFVNQVDIDQTRKSVVLGKDIYDALFDGKEAIGEYVRVNNIPFKVVGICKEGGGTRHRNAYIPVTTGQKVFNGSNRLHNFALTINAETIEESQAIENRVRERLARKHKFDASDESAMGSYSKLEDVIQTMKIFQAIDIFIWIIGIGTLIAGVVGVSNIMLIVVKERTKEIGIRKAIGASPSSVIGLILLEAVMITTIAGYIGLVLGTGLMEGLNFIVEKQFEASAATNGGNGETLFRNPTVDLGIAMSATLLLVVAGAIAGYIPAKRAAKIKPIEALRDE, encoded by the coding sequence ATGTTCGATATTGATAAATGGCAGGAGATTTTTGCCACCATCAAAAAAAATAAAATGCGCACTTTCCTTACCGGATTTAGCGTTGCCTGGGGGATTTTCATGTTAATGATCCTTTTAGGTGCCGGTAATGGTTTAAGTAACGGTGTGTCCGAAAATTTTATGCGCGACGCCGTAAATGCTATGTGGTTATGGAGTGGCCGTACCAGTATTCCTTACAAAGGAATGCAGGAAAACAGGGAAATCCGCTTTACCAATGCCGATTACGATATTCTGAAAGATCTGGAAGGAATTGAGCACACCTCGGGGCGTTATTATATTGGCGGAAACCTGTTCTCGTATGGCAATGAGTACGGCGAGTACACAGCCATAACCTGTCATCCTGATTTGAAAGATGTGGAGTCGATTGAAATTGTTGACGGTCGTTTTGTGAACCAGGTCGACATTGATCAAACCCGGAAATCAGTTGTATTGGGAAAAGATATTTACGATGCACTTTTTGATGGGAAAGAGGCCATTGGCGAATATGTTCGTGTGAATAATATTCCGTTTAAAGTGGTTGGAATTTGTAAAGAAGGTGGAGGCACTCGTCACCGAAATGCATACATACCGGTAACTACAGGGCAAAAAGTATTTAATGGTTCAAACCGCCTACACAACTTTGCATTAACCATTAATGCCGAAACAATAGAAGAAAGCCAGGCCATTGAAAACCGCGTACGTGAAAGGCTGGCCCGCAAACATAAGTTCGATGCATCTGACGAATCGGCTATGGGATCGTACAGTAAGCTGGAGGATGTAATTCAAACCATGAAAATTTTCCAGGCCATTGATATTTTCATCTGGATTATTGGAATAGGAACCCTGATTGCCGGAGTTGTCGGCGTAAGCAACATCATGCTGATTGTGGTAAAAGAACGTACCAAAGAAATTGGTATTCGTAAAGCCATTGGAGCCAGCCCTTCGTCAGTAATTGGGTTGATTCTTTTGGAAGCCGTAATGATTACCACCATCGCCGGATACATCGGGCTGGTGCTCGGAACCGGGTTAATGGAAGGTTTGAACTTTATTGTGGAGAAACAATTTGAAGCATCGGCAGCAACTAACGGAGGAAACGGCGAAACCTTATTCCGCAATCCTACTGTTGACCTGGGAATTGCCATGTCGGCAACATTATTACTGGTAGTTGCCGGAGCCATTGCAGGCTATATTCCTGCAAAACGCGCAGCTAAAATTAAGCCCATTGAAGCCTTACGTGACGAATAA
- a CDS encoding ABC transporter ATP-binding protein yields MISLNNVHKSYVTGSNSLHVLKGIDLEINSGEFVSIMGSSGSGKSTLLNILGILDNYDEGSYYLNGSLVKDMSEKKAAKLRNELVGFVFQSFNLISFKNAMENVALPLYYQGVSRKKRNKIAEEYLDKVGLLDWATHLPSEMSGGQKQRVAIARSLISQPKIIFADEPTGALDTSTSYEVMDILKEINDDGITVILVTHEHDIASMTQKIVRLKDGRIDEIIKNGELKHFQDQYAKELETA; encoded by the coding sequence ATGATTAGTCTAAACAATGTTCACAAATCGTACGTAACGGGAAGTAATTCTCTGCACGTATTAAAAGGAATCGACCTCGAAATTAATTCAGGAGAATTTGTCTCCATTATGGGGTCGTCGGGTTCCGGAAAATCAACTTTACTTAACATCCTTGGAATTTTGGATAATTACGACGAAGGATCGTATTATCTGAACGGATCGTTGGTAAAAGATATGTCGGAAAAAAAGGCTGCAAAACTCCGAAACGAGTTGGTCGGTTTTGTATTTCAGTCGTTTAACCTGATTTCGTTTAAAAATGCCATGGAAAATGTGGCGCTTCCGTTATACTACCAGGGAGTGAGTCGTAAAAAACGAAACAAAATTGCCGAGGAATACCTTGATAAAGTTGGTTTGCTCGATTGGGCAACACACTTGCCAAGCGAAATGTCCGGCGGACAAAAACAACGTGTAGCCATTGCTCGTTCGCTCATTTCTCAGCCAAAAATTATTTTTGCCGACGAGCCAACCGGTGCACTCGACACCAGCACTTCGTACGAGGTAATGGATATTCTGAAAGAAATTAACGACGACGGAATAACAGTTATTCTGGTAACGCACGAGCACGATATTGCTTCGATGACCCAGAAAATTGTGCGATTGAAAGATGGCCGGATCGATGAGATTATTAAAAACGGCGAATTAAAACATTTTCAGGATCAGTATGCCAAAGAGCTGGAAACTGCATAG
- a CDS encoding FAD-dependent protein, with protein MGTKSVSLKLPTNYSADLLQSRIAKTLRIKNFSYELETKSLDARNKSNIHWVIKAIVASPDLKGDEQLEKEKLEIPYQKSDKKIIVVGSGPAGFFNAFVLQKAGFDVTLIERGSDVKTRGKAISTFERTGVFNSQNNYSFGEGGAGTFSDGKLTSRSKRISKEKQFILSSYVEAGAPEEILYMTHPHLGTDNLRKIVQNLREAFENLGGKFMFETMLEDVVITNSKIKEVVTSKGNLPADALFIAPGHSAFETYKMLIRRGIPFRTKNFAIGSRMEHTQETINKAQWGRPQLPGVKAAEYRLTSQADGKHSVFSFCMCPGGMVVPAAAYENTNIVNGMSYYKRNGNFANAACVAAIHPDELAEKTVSPIEALDILQKLEESFYKYAEGYSAPACSINDFLKQKGKAAQFETSYPLGLKPAPLWDLLPKPVVESMQVGLQDFMRKMRGFESGNLLGFESKTSAPIQVIRDKNGLCEGFDNIYIVGEGSGYAGGIISSAADGIKAAMHYIERS; from the coding sequence ATGGGAACAAAATCGGTTTCGTTAAAATTACCTACCAATTACAGTGCGGATTTGCTGCAAAGCAGAATTGCCAAAACACTGCGGATTAAGAACTTTTCGTATGAGTTGGAAACAAAAAGCCTGGATGCCCGAAACAAATCGAACATTCATTGGGTAATAAAAGCCATTGTAGCTTCGCCGGATTTAAAAGGTGATGAACAGCTTGAAAAAGAGAAACTGGAAATACCGTACCAAAAAAGTGATAAAAAAATTATAGTAGTTGGTAGCGGCCCTGCAGGTTTTTTTAATGCATTTGTGTTGCAGAAAGCCGGATTTGATGTTACGTTGATTGAACGAGGATCGGACGTAAAAACACGCGGAAAAGCCATTTCTACATTTGAACGTACCGGAGTTTTTAATTCGCAAAACAATTATTCTTTTGGCGAAGGTGGCGCAGGAACTTTCTCTGACGGCAAACTCACTTCGCGTTCTAAACGAATTTCGAAAGAAAAACAATTTATCCTGTCGAGTTACGTAGAAGCGGGTGCTCCTGAAGAGATTTTATACATGACTCACCCACATTTGGGAACCGACAACCTACGAAAAATAGTGCAAAATCTGCGTGAGGCGTTTGAAAACCTGGGAGGCAAATTTATGTTCGAAACCATGTTGGAAGATGTGGTTATTACCAATTCGAAAATAAAAGAGGTGGTTACCTCGAAAGGAAATTTACCGGCCGATGCGTTGTTTATTGCGCCCGGTCATTCCGCTTTCGAGACCTACAAAATGTTGATCAGACGAGGGATTCCTTTTCGCACAAAAAACTTTGCCATTGGAAGCCGAATGGAGCACACGCAGGAAACCATTAACAAAGCACAGTGGGGCCGGCCGCAACTTCCGGGAGTTAAAGCGGCTGAATACCGCCTCACTTCGCAAGCCGACGGCAAACACTCGGTTTTCTCGTTTTGTATGTGTCCGGGCGGCATGGTAGTTCCGGCAGCAGCCTACGAGAACACCAACATTGTAAATGGCATGAGCTATTACAAACGCAACGGCAATTTTGCCAACGCTGCCTGTGTAGCCGCTATTCATCCCGACGAGCTGGCAGAGAAAACAGTTTCGCCAATTGAAGCGCTGGACATTCTTCAAAAACTTGAGGAAAGTTTTTACAAATATGCTGAAGGTTATTCCGCCCCGGCCTGTTCCATCAACGACTTTCTGAAACAAAAAGGAAAAGCAGCGCAGTTTGAAACCAGTTACCCGTTGGGGTTAAAACCGGCTCCGCTGTGGGATTTGCTGCCTAAACCAGTTGTTGAGTCGATGCAGGTTGGTTTGCAGGATTTCATGCGTAAAATGCGTGGTTTTGAAAGTGGTAACTTACTGGGTTTCGAAAGTAAAACCTCTGCTCCAATCCAGGTTATTCGCGACAAAAATGGTTTATGCGAGGGCTTCGACAATATATACATTGTTGGAGAAGGTAGTGGATATGCCGGCGGAATTATTTCGAGCGCTGCTGACGGAATAAAGGCCGCGATGCATTACATCGAGCGCTCATAA